In the Streptomyces sp. cg36 genome, one interval contains:
- a CDS encoding WD40/YVTN/BNR-like repeat-containing protein, with amino-acid sequence MRSMGKTRRMLSVGLGGIALAAALTAPAQAYGHGDGHGDGGAAPRWRPVPTGTDARFRGLAAVSRNTAWVAGSKGTVLRTSDGGRSWRDVSPPGAGGLEFRDVEAFDARRAVVLAIGEGEASRVYRTDDGGASWKESFRNTDPRAFYDCLTFFDHRHGLAVSDPVDGKYRILSTADGGRSWKVLPDAGMPAAQPGEAGFAASGQCLVSSGPRDVWLATGGGATARVLHSGDRGLTWTAAPAVIPAGDPARGVFGLAFRDRTHGLAVGGDYRAGEPSPRAAAVTRDGGRTWRPASAPVAAYRSGVAWLPHTRASALAVGPTGTDLTTDGGRSWRTVDTGSYDTVDCAPDRGCWAAGEKGRVARLAD; translated from the coding sequence ATGAGGTCCATGGGGAAGACGAGACGAATGCTGTCGGTGGGGCTGGGCGGGATCGCCCTGGCTGCGGCGCTGACCGCACCCGCCCAGGCGTACGGGCACGGGGACGGCCACGGGGACGGCGGTGCCGCGCCGCGCTGGCGGCCGGTGCCCACCGGCACCGACGCCCGGTTCCGGGGGCTCGCGGCGGTCAGCCGGAACACCGCCTGGGTGGCCGGCTCGAAGGGCACGGTGCTGCGCACCTCCGACGGCGGGCGCAGCTGGCGCGATGTGTCGCCCCCGGGCGCGGGCGGACTGGAGTTCCGCGACGTGGAGGCGTTCGACGCCCGGCGGGCCGTGGTGCTGGCCATCGGTGAGGGCGAGGCGTCCCGCGTCTACCGGACCGACGACGGCGGGGCGAGCTGGAAGGAGTCGTTCCGCAACACCGACCCGAGGGCCTTCTACGACTGCCTGACCTTCTTCGACCACCGGCACGGGCTCGCCGTGAGCGACCCGGTCGACGGCAAGTACCGCATCCTGTCCACGGCCGACGGCGGCCGGTCCTGGAAGGTGCTGCCGGACGCCGGGATGCCCGCGGCGCAGCCGGGCGAGGCCGGGTTCGCGGCCAGCGGCCAGTGCCTGGTGAGCTCCGGGCCGCGCGATGTGTGGCTGGCCACCGGCGGCGGCGCCACCGCGCGCGTCCTGCACTCCGGCGACCGGGGGCTGACCTGGACCGCGGCCCCGGCGGTGATCCCCGCCGGGGACCCGGCGCGCGGGGTCTTCGGGCTCGCCTTCCGCGACCGTACGCACGGACTCGCCGTCGGCGGCGACTACCGGGCCGGGGAGCCCTCGCCGCGGGCCGCCGCGGTCACCCGCGACGGAGGCCGCACCTGGCGGCCCGCGTCCGCGCCGGTCGCCGCCTACCGCTCGGGCGTCGCCTGGCTGCCGCACACCCGCGCGTCCGCCCTCGCCGTCGGCCCGACCGGCACGGACCTCACCACCGACGGCGGCCGGAGCTGGCGGACCGTGGACACCGGCTCGTACGACACCGTCGACTGCGCGCCCGACCGGGGCTGCTGGGCGGCCGGGGAGAAGGGGCGGGTCGCCAGGCTGGCCGACTGA
- a CDS encoding acetyl-CoA C-acetyltransferase: protein MSTEAYVYDAIRTPRGRGKANGSLHGTKPIDLVVGLIHEIRSRFPGLDPAAIDDIVLGVVGPVGDQGSDIARIAAIAAGLPDTVAGVQENRFCASGLEAVNLAAAKVRSGWEDLVLAGGVESMSRVPMASDGGAWFADPMTNFDTNFAPQGIGADLIATIEGFSRRDVDEYAALSQERAAEAWKDGRFARSVVPVKDRNGLVVLDHDEHMRPGTTADSLAALKPSFAAIGEMGGFDAVALQKYHWVERIDHVHHAGNSSGIVDGAALVAIGSREVGERYGLTPRARIVSAAVSGSEPTIMLTGPAPATRKALAKAGLTIDDIDLVEINEAFAGVVLRFARDMGLPLDRINVNGGAIAMGHPLGATGAMILGTLVDELERRDRRYGLATLCVGGGMGIATVVERL from the coding sequence GTGAGCACCGAAGCGTATGTGTACGACGCGATCCGCACCCCGCGCGGCCGGGGCAAGGCCAACGGCTCCCTGCACGGCACCAAGCCGATCGACCTGGTCGTCGGTCTGATCCACGAGATCCGCAGCCGCTTCCCCGGCCTCGACCCGGCGGCGATCGACGACATCGTCCTCGGCGTGGTCGGGCCGGTCGGCGACCAGGGCTCCGACATCGCCCGGATCGCGGCCATCGCCGCCGGGCTGCCGGACACGGTCGCCGGAGTCCAGGAGAACCGCTTCTGCGCCTCCGGCCTCGAAGCGGTCAACCTGGCCGCCGCCAAGGTCCGTTCGGGCTGGGAGGACCTGGTGCTCGCGGGCGGCGTGGAGTCCATGTCGCGGGTGCCGATGGCCTCCGACGGCGGCGCCTGGTTCGCCGACCCGATGACCAACTTCGACACCAACTTCGCCCCGCAGGGCATCGGCGCCGACCTCATCGCCACCATCGAGGGCTTCTCCCGCCGGGACGTCGACGAGTACGCGGCGCTCTCCCAGGAGCGGGCCGCCGAGGCGTGGAAGGACGGCCGGTTCGCCCGGTCCGTCGTCCCGGTGAAGGACCGCAACGGGCTGGTCGTCCTCGACCACGACGAGCACATGCGCCCCGGCACCACCGCCGACTCGCTCGCGGCGCTCAAGCCGTCGTTCGCCGCCATCGGCGAGATGGGCGGCTTCGACGCGGTGGCGCTCCAGAAGTACCACTGGGTGGAGCGGATCGACCACGTCCACCACGCGGGCAACTCCTCCGGCATCGTCGACGGCGCCGCCCTGGTCGCCATCGGCTCGCGCGAGGTCGGCGAGCGCTACGGGCTCACCCCGCGCGCCCGGATCGTCTCGGCGGCCGTCTCCGGCTCCGAGCCCACCATCATGCTCACCGGCCCCGCCCCCGCCACCCGCAAGGCGCTCGCCAAGGCCGGGCTGACCATCGACGACATCGACCTGGTCGAGATCAACGAGGCGTTCGCCGGAGTGGTGCTGCGCTTCGCCCGGGACATGGGCCTCCCGCTCGACAGGATCAACGTCAACGGCGGCGCCATCGCCATGGGCCACCCGCTGGGCGCCACCGGCGCGATGATCCTCGGCACGCTCGTCGACGAGCTGGAGCGCCGGGACCGGCGCTACGGCCTCGCCACGCTGTGCGTGGGCGGCGGCATGGGCATCGCCACCGTCGTCGAGCGTCTCTGA
- a CDS encoding trans-acting enoyl reductase family protein: MVERSAKESTARETRPYDIVLFGATGFVGTLTAEYLAAHVPEGCRWALAGRSETKLKRLRDRLARAAPGGAEPALVVADSTDPDSLRALAASTRVVATTVGPYVWYGEALVAACAEAGTDYLDLTGEPEFVDDMYVRHDARARETGARLVHACGFDSVPSDLGAYFTVQQLPEGVPLRVDGFLRTSATFSGGTLASALTAMGRGPQLLRAARERRLHEPRLVGRRARAPLGAPHFSRETGAWALPLPVLDPVVVARSATANARYGPDFRYRHFAAVRRLPMALGAVAGAGLAFGAAQLPPVRNWVIGRYEPGNGPDEERRARSWFSLRFVGEGGGRRVFTEVSGGDPGYGETAKILAEGALSLAFDELPRLAGQLTTVTAMGDALLPRLRAAGLRFRVADAR; encoded by the coding sequence ATGGTGGAGCGGTCGGCGAAGGAGTCGACGGCGCGCGAGACGCGGCCGTACGACATCGTGCTGTTCGGGGCGACGGGATTCGTGGGCACGCTCACCGCGGAGTACCTGGCCGCGCACGTGCCCGAGGGGTGCCGCTGGGCACTGGCCGGGCGCTCCGAGACCAAGCTGAAGCGGCTGCGCGACCGGCTCGCCCGGGCCGCGCCCGGCGGCGCCGAACCGGCGCTGGTCGTCGCCGACTCCACCGACCCGGACTCGCTGCGCGCGCTCGCCGCGTCCACCCGCGTGGTGGCCACGACCGTCGGCCCCTACGTCTGGTACGGCGAGGCGCTGGTCGCCGCCTGCGCCGAGGCCGGGACCGACTACCTGGACCTGACCGGCGAGCCGGAGTTCGTGGACGACATGTACGTCCGCCACGACGCCCGCGCCCGCGAGACCGGGGCGCGTCTGGTGCACGCGTGCGGCTTCGACTCGGTGCCCAGCGACCTCGGCGCGTACTTCACGGTCCAGCAGCTCCCCGAGGGCGTACCGCTGCGGGTCGACGGGTTCCTGCGCACCTCCGCCACCTTCTCCGGCGGCACCCTGGCCTCGGCGCTCACCGCGATGGGCCGCGGCCCGCAGCTGCTGCGGGCCGCCCGCGAGCGGCGGCTGCACGAGCCCCGGCTGGTGGGCCGGCGGGCCCGGGCGCCGCTGGGCGCCCCGCACTTCAGCCGCGAGACCGGCGCCTGGGCGCTCCCGCTGCCGGTCCTCGACCCGGTGGTGGTGGCCCGCTCGGCCACCGCGAACGCCCGCTACGGCCCCGACTTCCGCTACCGCCACTTCGCCGCCGTCCGCCGGCTCCCGATGGCGCTGGGCGCGGTGGCCGGCGCGGGCCTCGCCTTCGGCGCGGCCCAGCTGCCGCCCGTACGGAACTGGGTGATCGGCCGCTACGAGCCGGGGAACGGGCCCGACGAGGAGCGGCGCGCCCGCAGCTGGTTCTCGCTGCGCTTCGTGGGCGAGGGCGGTGGCCGCCGGGTCTTCACCGAGGTCTCCGGCGGCGACCCGGGGTACGGCGAGACGGCCAAGATCCTGGCCGAGGGCGCCCTCAGCCTCGCCTTCGACGAACTCCCGCGGCTGGCGGGCCAGTTGACGACGGTGACGGCGATGGGCGATGCCCTGCTGCCCCGGCTGCGGGCGGCGGGCCTGCGCTTCCGGGTGGCCGACGCCCGCTGA
- a CDS encoding endonuclease V: MATLTEIPEDWPVDEAGALAVQDALRGRVVLDEPGPPPGTGLVTGVDVAYDDERDVVAAAAVVLDAATLEVVEESTAVGRVAFPYVPGLLAFREIPTVLAALGALTAGPGLVVCDGYGLAHPRRFGLAAHLGVLTGLPVIGVAKNPFTFTYEQPGAGRGESSALLDADGLEVGRAVRTQPAVKPVFVSVGHRVDLAGACAHTLALTPRYRLPETTRRADALCREALRTALRP, encoded by the coding sequence ATGGCGACGCTCACGGAGATCCCCGAGGACTGGCCCGTCGACGAGGCGGGGGCGCTGGCGGTGCAGGACGCGCTGCGCGGCCGGGTCGTGCTGGACGAGCCCGGCCCGCCGCCCGGCACCGGACTGGTCACCGGCGTGGACGTGGCCTACGACGACGAGCGGGACGTCGTCGCGGCGGCGGCCGTCGTCCTGGACGCGGCGACGCTGGAGGTGGTGGAGGAGTCCACCGCCGTGGGCCGGGTCGCCTTCCCCTACGTACCGGGGCTGCTCGCCTTCCGCGAGATCCCGACGGTCCTGGCCGCGCTCGGCGCCCTGACCGCGGGCCCCGGACTGGTGGTCTGCGACGGGTACGGGCTGGCCCACCCGCGCCGCTTCGGCCTCGCCGCGCATCTGGGCGTGCTGACCGGCCTGCCGGTGATCGGCGTCGCCAAGAACCCGTTCACCTTCACCTACGAGCAGCCGGGCGCCGGGCGCGGCGAGAGCTCCGCGCTGCTGGACGCCGACGGTCTGGAGGTGGGCCGGGCCGTGCGCACCCAGCCCGCCGTGAAGCCGGTGTTCGTCTCGGTCGGCCACCGCGTGGACCTGGCCGGGGCGTGCGCGCACACGCTGGCGCTCACCCCGCGCTACCGCCTCCCCGAGACGACCCGCCGCGCGGACGCACTGTGCCGCGAGGCCCTGCGCACGGCGCTGCGGCCCTAG
- a CDS encoding YciI family protein, which produces MFILDLTYTAPLDRVDALLAEHVEWLGGQYAAGVFLASGRKEPREGGVILAAGEDRAAIEKIVASDPFSVNGVCAYRITQFFATRTAPGLEAFREELPAQ; this is translated from the coding sequence ATGTTCATACTGGACCTGACCTACACCGCCCCCCTCGACCGCGTGGACGCCCTGCTGGCCGAGCACGTCGAGTGGCTGGGCGGGCAGTACGCGGCGGGCGTCTTCCTCGCCTCGGGCCGCAAGGAGCCGCGCGAGGGCGGGGTCATCCTCGCCGCCGGGGAAGACCGCGCGGCGATCGAGAAGATCGTGGCGAGCGACCCCTTCAGCGTCAACGGCGTCTGCGCGTACCGGATCACCCAGTTCTTCGCCACCAGGACCGCGCCCGGACTGGAGGCGTTCCGCGAGGAACTGCCCGCCCAGTAG
- a CDS encoding WhiB family transcriptional regulator, which produces MSINTTIAGHELAWQETALCAQAGPEFFFPAPGSSTREAKQLCGSCEGRQACLEYALANDERFGVWGGLSEQERLQLQRRRG; this is translated from the coding sequence ATGTCGATCAACACCACCATCGCCGGGCACGAACTGGCCTGGCAGGAGACCGCGCTGTGCGCCCAGGCGGGGCCGGAGTTCTTCTTCCCCGCCCCCGGGAGCTCGACGCGGGAGGCCAAGCAGCTCTGCGGCAGCTGTGAGGGACGGCAGGCGTGCCTTGAGTACGCGCTGGCGAACGACGAGCGGTTCGGCGTCTGGGGCGGCCTCTCCGAGCAGGAGAGACTGCAGCTCCAGCGCCGCCGGGGCTGA
- a CDS encoding ABC-F family ATP-binding cassette domain-containing protein, protein MSTSSTSSTHLSCSDLSFTWADGTALFDGLHLAVGPGRTGLIGLNGSGKSTLLRLLAGELRPSDGRINVAGEIGYLPQNITLATGARVDQALGIDRVRAALHAIEAGDVREEHFTAVGDDWDVEERAHAALGQLGLASIGLDRTVGELSGGESVLLRLAALLLRRPDVLLLDEPTNNLDLFARRRLYEAVEGWSKAMLVVSHDRELLDRVDQIADLHDGGITWFGGNFSMYEEALAVEQEAAGRMVRNAEADVQRQKRELADAHVKLARRRRFGQKSYDNKRVPKIIANARRSEAQVSAGKHRALQTERLAQARERLDEAVEAVRDDDEIRVELPRTQVPPGRGVLTLRELHLPHADGPLGSLEIRGPERIALVGRNGAGKTTLLRTLAGQLAPVAGEAEAQVPLRFLPQRLDVLDDRLSVAQNVARYAPGATDNAIRARLARFLFRGARADRPAGTLSGGERFRASLAALLLAEPAPQLLMLDEPTNNLDMASVRRLTEALTAFEGALIVAGHDIPFLKSIGVTRWLVLDGGALRDGSAEEVEGWG, encoded by the coding sequence ATGTCAACCTCATCCACGTCCTCGACGCACCTCAGCTGCTCGGACCTCTCCTTCACCTGGGCCGACGGCACGGCTCTCTTCGACGGCCTCCACCTGGCCGTCGGCCCCGGCCGCACCGGACTGATCGGCCTCAACGGGTCCGGCAAGTCCACCCTGTTGCGGCTGCTCGCCGGTGAACTCCGGCCCTCCGACGGCCGGATCAACGTGGCGGGCGAGATCGGATACCTGCCGCAGAACATCACCCTGGCCACCGGCGCCCGGGTCGACCAGGCGCTCGGCATCGACCGCGTCCGCGCCGCGCTGCACGCCATCGAGGCGGGCGACGTCCGCGAGGAGCACTTCACGGCGGTCGGCGACGACTGGGACGTGGAGGAGCGGGCCCATGCCGCGCTCGGCCAGCTCGGCCTCGCCTCCATCGGCCTCGACCGGACCGTCGGCGAGCTGTCCGGCGGCGAGTCGGTGCTGCTGCGCCTGGCCGCGCTGCTGCTGCGCCGCCCGGACGTCCTGCTGCTCGACGAGCCGACCAACAACCTCGACCTGTTCGCGCGCCGACGGCTGTACGAGGCGGTCGAGGGCTGGTCGAAGGCGATGCTCGTGGTCAGCCACGACCGCGAACTCCTGGACCGGGTCGACCAGATCGCCGATCTGCACGACGGCGGGATCACCTGGTTCGGCGGCAACTTCTCGATGTACGAGGAGGCGCTCGCCGTGGAGCAGGAGGCGGCCGGGCGGATGGTGCGCAACGCCGAGGCGGACGTACAGCGCCAGAAGCGCGAACTCGCGGACGCCCACGTCAAGTTGGCGCGGCGCAGGCGGTTCGGGCAGAAGAGCTACGACAACAAGCGGGTGCCGAAGATCATCGCGAATGCGCGCCGGAGCGAGGCGCAGGTGTCGGCGGGCAAGCACCGCGCGCTCCAGACCGAACGCCTCGCCCAGGCCCGGGAGCGGCTGGACGAGGCGGTGGAGGCGGTCCGCGACGACGACGAGATCAGGGTGGAGCTCCCCCGCACCCAGGTCCCGCCGGGCCGCGGCGTGCTCACCCTGCGCGAGCTCCACCTCCCCCACGCCGACGGCCCGTTGGGCAGTCTGGAGATCCGGGGTCCGGAGCGGATCGCCCTGGTGGGGCGCAACGGCGCGGGCAAGACGACGCTGCTGCGCACCCTCGCCGGGCAGCTGGCGCCGGTGGCGGGCGAGGCGGAGGCGCAGGTGCCGCTGCGGTTCCTGCCGCAGCGTCTCGACGTCCTGGACGACCGGCTGAGCGTGGCGCAGAACGTGGCGCGCTACGCGCCGGGCGCCACCGACAACGCGATCCGGGCGCGGCTGGCCCGGTTCCTGTTCCGGGGCGCCCGCGCCGACCGCCCGGCGGGCACGCTCTCGGGCGGCGAGCGCTTCCGCGCCTCGCTGGCGGCCCTGCTGCTCGCCGAGCCCGCCCCGCAGCTCCTGATGCTGGACGAGCCGACCAACAACCTGGACATGGCGAGCGTGCGCCGGCTCACCGAGGCGCTGACCGCCTTCGAGGGGGCGCTGATCGTGGCGGGCCACGACATCCCGTTCCTGAAGTCGATCGGGGTGACCCGATGGCTGGTGCTGGACGGCGGCGCGCTGCGCGACGGGAGCGCGGAGGAGGTGGAGGGCTGGGGCTGA
- a CDS encoding acyl-ACP desaturase, producing the protein MTITSPHLGSSAAWTDARLLYALEEVVEKELNRHLKVAKDWMPHDYVPWSDARNFPGLFEDGEAWEPQQSKVTDIGKIALVVNLLTEDNLPSYHHEIASLFGRDGAWGTWVHRWTAEEGRHGIVMRDYLLASRAVDPDKLEQFRMAHMSEGFESDNRHSMLHSVAYVAFQELATRISHRNTGHQSGDPVCDRMLARIATDENLHMVFYRNLLGAAFELAPDLTMQAVRDVVVGFRMPGHGMPGFERAAAQMAIGEIYNLRIHHDDVLQPVLRFLKVMDIDGLGPDGLRAQEELGLYMGGLDSEAAKFDEKLAARRARMVARGKA; encoded by the coding sequence GTGACGATCACCTCTCCCCACCTCGGCAGTTCGGCAGCGTGGACCGACGCCCGACTGCTGTACGCGCTGGAGGAGGTCGTCGAGAAGGAGCTCAACCGGCATCTCAAGGTGGCCAAGGACTGGATGCCGCACGACTACGTGCCGTGGTCGGACGCGCGCAACTTCCCCGGGCTCTTCGAGGACGGCGAGGCATGGGAGCCGCAGCAGTCCAAGGTCACCGACATAGGCAAGATCGCGCTCGTGGTGAACCTGCTGACCGAGGACAACCTCCCCAGCTACCACCACGAGATCGCCAGCCTCTTCGGCCGCGACGGCGCCTGGGGCACCTGGGTGCACCGCTGGACCGCCGAGGAGGGCCGGCACGGCATCGTGATGCGCGACTACCTGCTGGCCTCGCGCGCCGTCGACCCGGACAAGCTGGAGCAGTTCCGGATGGCGCACATGTCGGAGGGCTTCGAGTCGGACAACCGCCACTCGATGCTCCACTCGGTCGCCTACGTCGCCTTCCAGGAGCTCGCGACCCGCATCTCGCACCGCAACACCGGCCACCAGTCGGGCGACCCGGTCTGCGACCGCATGCTGGCGCGCATCGCGACCGACGAGAACCTGCACATGGTCTTCTACCGCAACCTGCTGGGAGCGGCCTTCGAGCTCGCCCCCGACCTCACCATGCAGGCGGTGCGCGACGTGGTCGTGGGCTTCCGGATGCCCGGCCACGGCATGCCGGGCTTCGAGCGGGCCGCGGCCCAGATGGCGATCGGCGAGATCTACAACCTGCGCATCCACCACGACGACGTGCTCCAGCCGGTGCTGCGCTTCCTGAAGGTCATGGACATCGACGGGCTGGGCCCGGACGGTCTGCGCGCACAGGAGGAGCTGGGCCTCTACATGGGCGGGCTCGACTCCGAGGCCGCCAAGTTCGACGAGAAGCTGGCCGCCCGCAGGGCCCGGATGGTGGCGCGCGGCAAGGCGTGA
- a CDS encoding SsgA family sporulation/cell division regulator produces MSTVIEQAVEARLIASDPRVQIVPATLTYDREDPYAVRMVFPAPATLEGVEVCWAFARELLETGLETSAGMGDVRVRPYGFDRTVLEFHAAEGTAMVHIRTSELRRFLKRTQLLVPPGQEHHHLDLDGDLTALLRDAC; encoded by the coding sequence TTGTCCACTGTCATCGAGCAAGCCGTCGAAGCCCGCCTGATCGCGTCCGACCCGCGGGTCCAGATCGTCCCCGCGACGCTGACCTACGACCGCGAGGATCCGTACGCGGTGCGGATGGTCTTCCCCGCGCCCGCCACCCTGGAGGGGGTGGAGGTGTGCTGGGCGTTCGCGCGCGAGCTGCTGGAGACGGGCCTGGAGACCTCGGCCGGGATGGGTGACGTGCGGGTGCGGCCGTACGGCTTCGACCGCACGGTGCTGGAGTTCCACGCCGCCGAGGGCACCGCGATGGTCCACATCCGCACCTCCGAGCTGCGCCGCTTCCTCAAGCGCACCCAGCTCCTGGTGCCCCCCGGCCAGGAGCACCACCACCTCGACCTGGACGGCGACCTCACCGCGCTGCTGCGCGACGCCTGCTGA
- a CDS encoding acyl-CoA dehydrogenase family protein, with the protein MKRQIFTAEHDAFRETVRTFLAKEVSPHYEQWEKDGIVSREVWLAAGRQGLLGLAVDEEYGGGGAADFRYGVVLAEEFTRAGAAGLAIGLHNDIIGPYLTGLATEEQKRRWLPGFCDGSLITAIAMTEPGAGSDLQGIATHAEDKGDHWLLNGSKTFISNGILADLVVVVAKTTPEGGAHGLSLLVVERGADGFERGRNLDKIGQKAQDTAELFFHDVRVPKENLLGELNGAFLHLMTNLAQERMAIAVSGIAAAEHLLEITTQYVKEREAFGRPLATKQHIRFEIAEMATECAVTRTFVDRCVVDHSNGELDAVHASMAKWWATELQKRVADRCLQLHGGYGYMTEYPVARAFTDGRIQTIYGGTTEIMKEIIGRSLLG; encoded by the coding sequence TTGAAGCGGCAGATCTTCACCGCCGAGCACGACGCGTTCCGCGAGACGGTCCGCACCTTCCTCGCCAAGGAGGTCTCGCCGCACTACGAGCAGTGGGAGAAGGACGGAATCGTCTCCCGCGAGGTCTGGCTGGCCGCCGGGCGCCAGGGCCTGCTCGGCCTCGCGGTCGACGAGGAGTACGGGGGCGGCGGCGCCGCCGACTTCCGCTACGGCGTGGTCCTCGCCGAGGAGTTCACCCGGGCGGGCGCGGCGGGCCTGGCCATCGGGCTGCACAACGACATCATCGGCCCGTATCTGACCGGCCTCGCCACCGAGGAGCAGAAGCGGCGCTGGCTGCCCGGCTTCTGCGACGGCTCGCTGATCACCGCGATCGCCATGACCGAGCCCGGCGCGGGCTCCGACCTCCAGGGCATCGCCACCCACGCCGAGGACAAGGGCGACCACTGGCTGCTGAACGGCTCCAAGACGTTCATCTCCAACGGGATCCTCGCCGACCTGGTGGTCGTCGTCGCGAAGACCACGCCCGAGGGCGGCGCCCACGGCCTCTCCCTGCTGGTCGTCGAGCGCGGCGCGGACGGCTTCGAGCGGGGCCGCAACCTCGACAAGATCGGCCAGAAGGCCCAGGACACCGCCGAGCTGTTCTTCCACGACGTGCGCGTGCCCAAGGAGAACCTGCTGGGCGAGCTGAACGGCGCCTTCCTGCACCTGATGACCAACCTCGCCCAGGAGCGCATGGCCATCGCCGTGTCCGGGATCGCCGCCGCCGAACACCTCCTGGAGATCACCACCCAGTACGTCAAGGAGCGCGAGGCGTTCGGCCGCCCGCTCGCGACCAAGCAGCACATCCGCTTCGAGATCGCCGAGATGGCCACCGAGTGCGCCGTCACCCGCACGTTCGTCGACCGCTGCGTCGTCGATCACTCGAACGGGGAACTCGACGCCGTGCACGCCTCGATGGCCAAGTGGTGGGCCACCGAGCTGCAGAAGCGCGTCGCCGACCGCTGTCTGCAACTGCACGGCGGATACGGCTACATGACGGAGTACCCGGTCGCCCGTGCCTTCACCGACGGACGCATCCAGACCATCTACGGCGGGACCACCGAGATCATGAAGGAGATCATCGGCCGTTCCCTGCTCGGCTAA
- a CDS encoding CaiB/BaiF CoA transferase family protein — protein sequence MLHQLCHSAGGLMTGTGNGPLTGVRVVELAGIGPGPFAAMLLADLGADVVRVDRPGGAGLAIDPAHDLTNRNKRSVLIDLKAPDGPARVLDLVERADILIEGYRPEVAERLGVGPRHCLARNPRLVYGRMTGWGQDGPLAQRAGHDIAYIAVTGTLGMIGRPDEGPTVPANLVGDYAGGSLYLVVGVLAALQHARTHGEGQVVDAAIVDGAAHLATMIHGMLAAGGWQDRRGANLLDGGCPFYGTYETADGQYMAVGSLEQRFYDEFVRLIGLAEVAPARKDLARWGELRTAIAERFRTRTRAEWTAVFEGSDACVAPVLSLREAPAHPHLAARATFVEHGGLTQPAPAPRFSATPGSVRRLPALPGADTAEVARDWGVPELTAAPHAKPIEENDS from the coding sequence ATGTTACATCAGTTGTGTCACAGTGCTGGGGGCTTGATGACAGGTACAGGGAACGGCCCGCTCACCGGTGTGCGCGTGGTCGAGCTGGCGGGCATCGGGCCCGGCCCGTTCGCCGCCATGCTCCTGGCCGACCTCGGTGCCGACGTCGTCCGCGTCGACCGCCCCGGCGGCGCCGGACTCGCCATCGACCCGGCCCACGACCTGACCAACCGCAACAAAAGGTCCGTACTGATCGACCTCAAGGCCCCGGACGGCCCCGCCCGCGTCCTCGACCTGGTCGAACGGGCGGACATCCTGATCGAGGGCTACCGCCCCGAGGTCGCCGAGCGCCTCGGCGTCGGGCCGCGGCACTGCCTGGCCCGCAACCCCCGGCTCGTCTACGGACGGATGACCGGCTGGGGCCAGGACGGGCCGCTCGCCCAGCGCGCCGGACACGACATCGCGTACATCGCGGTCACCGGCACCCTCGGCATGATCGGCCGCCCCGACGAGGGCCCCACGGTCCCCGCCAACCTCGTCGGCGACTACGCGGGCGGCTCGCTCTACCTCGTCGTCGGCGTCCTCGCCGCCCTCCAGCACGCGCGGACGCACGGCGAGGGCCAGGTCGTGGACGCGGCGATCGTCGACGGCGCCGCCCACCTCGCCACCATGATCCACGGAATGCTGGCGGCCGGCGGCTGGCAGGACCGGCGCGGCGCCAACCTGCTCGACGGGGGCTGCCCCTTCTACGGCACCTACGAGACCGCCGACGGCCAGTACATGGCGGTCGGCTCGCTGGAACAGCGCTTCTACGACGAGTTCGTCCGGCTGATCGGCCTGGCGGAGGTGGCCCCGGCCCGCAAGGACCTGGCCCGCTGGGGTGAGCTGCGCACCGCCATCGCCGAGCGGTTCCGCACCCGTACGCGCGCGGAGTGGACGGCCGTCTTCGAGGGGTCGGACGCCTGTGTGGCGCCGGTCCTCTCGCTGCGCGAGGCCCCCGCCCATCCCCATCTGGCCGCCCGCGCCACCTTCGTGGAGCACGGCGGTCTGACCCAGCCCGCGCCCGCCCCGCGCTTCTCGGCCACCCCGGGCTCGGTGCGCCGCCTGCCCGCCCTGCCCGGCGCCGACACGGCCGAGGTCGCCCGCGACTGGGGCGTCCCGGAGCTCACCGCGGCGCCGCACGCCAAGCCCATAGAGGAGAACGACAGTTGA